CGAGCGTCACGCGGACGAGGGCATCCTGGCCCCGCTCTCGGCGTGAACGCGGACGCGCACCGCGTCCGCCGCCCTGCGAGGCGCCGAAGAACGTCTCGAAGATGTCGCCGAACCCGCCGAAGCCGCCGAAGTTCCCCGCAGCGCCGTCTCCGCCGCCCATGTCATAGCGTCGGCGGGAGTCGTCGTCGCTGAGCACGTCGTACGCGTGCGTGACGAGCTTGAACTTCTCCGCAGCGTCTTCTCCCGGGTTCACATCCGGGTGCAACTGCCGTGCGAGACGTCGGTACGCCTTCTTGATCTCGTCGGTGGAAGCGTCTCGGGACACCCCGAGAACCTCATAGTGGTCCGCCACGATCGCCTTTCTGCGTGTGTACTGTCGGCGACCGCGTCAGCGGCCGGCCTCGTCTTCATCGAGCATCCGCGACAGGTAGCGGGCCACGGCCCGCGCTGCGGCGAGGTTGCTCGGGTAGTCCATGCGCGTCGGCCCCATCACGCCGACGCGCGCCGTGCCACTGGGCGCGGCGTAGTTGCTGGCGACGATCGACGCCTCACCGAGCCCGAACGGGGCGTTCTCGGTGCCGATGCTGGCGGCGAGCCCGTGCTCGTCCGTCACCATCTCACTCATCAGACGCAGCAGCGTGACCTGCTCCTCGATGGCTTCGAGGAGGGGGTGGATGCTGCCGCGGAAGTCCTGCTCCCGGCGCGCGAGGGTCGCCGCTCCCGCCATCACCAGACGCTCCTGGCGGAATCCGCCGAGCTCGTCCACGACGACACCGGCGAGCGTGCGCAGCACCGCATCCTGGGGCTTCTCCTCGGCGGCCAGCAACGCCTGCAGACGGTCGGAGGCCTCGCCGATGCCCTGACCGGTGATCAACGCGGACAGTCGGGCGCGAAGCACCGCCATATCGGCGTCGTCGATCGCCTCCGGGAGGACGGCCATGCGCTGAGAGACTCCACCCGCATCCGTCACCAGCACGATGAGAAGCCGATTCGGCGCCAGCGCGACCAGCTCGACGTGCGTGACGTGCGCGCGCGCGAAGGAGGGGTATTGGGCGAGCGCGACCTGTCCTGTCAGCTGGGTGAGCACCCGCACCGTGCGGACCATCAGGTCATCGAGGTCGGCAGGCTCGCCGAGGAACGACTCGATCGCCGAGCGCTGAGCCGACGAGAGCGGTCGCAGCTGGGCGAGGTGATTCACGAACACCCGATAGCCCTTGTCGGTGGGCACGCGCCCTGACGAGGTATGCGGAGCCGTGATGAGCTCTTCGTCCTCGAGCAGCGCCATGTCGTTGCGGATCGTCGCCGCGGAGACGCCGAAGGAGTGCCGGTCGACGATGGATCGGCTGCCGACGGGCTCGTGGGTCTCGACGTAGTCCTGCACGATCGCGCGGAGAACCTGGAGTCCTCGCTCTGTGACCATCACCCTTCCCTTCCGCTGGCACTCGGACGTTCAGAGTGCCAATCCTACCCCGTGCAGCTCGGGATTCTCCGTACCTCGGACGCACGACCCTATGATGACGCTCATGACCACCTCGCCCCAGGCCACCTTGTCGAGCGGCATCGTCCGCGGCACCGAGGAGGCCGGGATCATCCGCTACCTCGGCATTCCCTACGCGCAGGCGCCGTTCGGGGAGAACAGGTTCCGCGCGCCGCGTCCGGCCGTGGACTGGGAAGGGGTGAGAGATGCGACGCGGTTCGGCCCGACCCCTCCCCAGGTTCCCTACGCCGGTGCCATCGGCGAGCTGCTGGGCTCCGTGCGCATCGACGGCGACGACATCCTCACCGCGAACGTGTGGGCGCCATCGGACGCTTCCGGTGCGCCGGTGCTGCTGTGGATCCACGGCGGCGCCTTGGAACGAGGCACCGCTGCGCTGCCCCTCTACGACGGCACGGTCTTCGCCACGGCGGGCATCGTCTTCGTCTCGATCAACTACCGACTGGGTTCGGAGGGTTTCTCGGTGTTGGAGGGCGCGCCCCGAAACCTCGGTCTGCGCGATGCCGCCGCCGCGCTGGAGTGGGTGCACCGTGAGATCAGCGCGTTCGGCGGTGATCCGGCGCGGATCACCGCGATGGGCGAGTCGGCCGGCGGAGCGATCGTCGCCGGCCTCCTCGCTCGCGACAGCTCCCGCGAGCTGATCAGCAGGGCCATCATCGAATCAGGACCGCTCCAGGCGCAGACGGCGCGGAAGGCGGGACGGGTGACCGCACAGCTCGCGAAGCGGCTCGGGGTACGAGCGGACCGCGAGTCCTTCGCGGCGCTGACACCCGAGCAGCTCCTGGAAGCGCGGAGGGCGCAGGCCGCGGGGTCGTCGCCGCTCGGCGGAGCACCGGGCTTCCAGTTCGCGATCGACCCCGACAGCCTTCCCCGGTCGCCGCACGAGGTTCTCGCAGAGATCGACACTCCTCTACTCATCGGCAGCAACACCGACGAGTATCGGCTCTGGTTCCCACCCGAGGCGCTCGCGGGCATCAGCGAGTTCAAGATGCAAGCCGCCCGGATCGTCTCCCGGATTCCCCGGCGCGCGGTCGCCGAGTACCGCTCGGCCTTCCCCGGAGCGATCACCGGAGAGATCTTCGGGCAGCTCGTCACCGACATGATGCTGCGGGCGCCCCTGAGTCGGGTGGCGGCCGCTCGCCCAGACGCGACGCACGTCTACGAGTTCGCATGGCCGAGTCCGGTCCGAGACCTGCGTGCGGCCCACGCGCTGGAACTCGGCTTCGTTTTCGACCGGCTTGAGGATGCCGAGGCCCAGCGCATGGCCGGCCCTGACGCTCCCCGTGGACTCGCCGCCGAGATGAACGCCGCGTGGGTCGCGTTCGTGACCACGGGCGACCCCGGCTGGCCCGCGTACGGATCGGGTCGCCGGGCGCGACTCTTCGATGCGGACAGTACGACGGTGGCGCAGCGACGAACAGCCGCGATGGATCTGCTCCCCGGCTGACGGCGGCCGTCGGTCAGTCGGTCAGTTCGCGAACCACGGCGTCGGCGAGAAGGCGACCGCGCAGGGTCAGCCGGATGCGTCCCTGGAGCGCCGCGACCGGGTCGATGAGCCCGTCGGCCATGAGCCCGGCGACTCTGCTCCGGTTCGCGCTCGGCACGTCATCGACCGCGATCCCCTCGCGGATGCGGCTGAGCAGCAGGATGCGCTCGAGCGTGCGCGACTCGTCGTCCGGGCGCTCGGTTCCGGCTGCCGGCGATTCGGCTGCCGCGAGACGCTGCGCGTAGGCGGCCGGGTGCTTCACGTTCCACCAGCGCAGACCGGCGACGTGGCTGTGCGCACCGGGACCGAAGCCCCACCAGTCGCTCCCCCGCCAGTACGCGAGGTTGTGGCGGGAACGGCGATCGGGCGTGCGCGCCCAGTTGCTCACCTCATACCAGTCGAAGCCGCCGTCCGCGAGACGGGCATCGGCGAGCTCGTACATGTCGGCCTGGAGGTCGTCATCCGGAGTCGGAACCTCGCCGCGGCGGATCTGGCGGGCGAGCTTCGTGCCGTCCTCGATGATGAGCGCGTAGGCGGAGATGTGGTCGGGTTCGAGCACCAGCGCGGCATCGAGGGAGGCCTCCCAGTCGGACAGCGACTCCCCCGGGGCCCCGTAGATCAGGTCGACGCTCACCGCGAGCCCCGCGTCCTTCGCTGCGGCGACGGCGGTGCGCACGTTCTCCGGGCGATGGGTGCGATCGAGCGCGGCGAGCACGTGCGGAACAGCCGACTGCATGCCGACCGACATCCTCGTGACTCCGGCTCGCGCCAGAGTGCGGGCCACCTCGGGCGTCACGGTGTCGGGATTCGCCTCGACCGTGACCTCCGCTCCATCGGCGAGGCCGAAGGCACCGGTCACCGCTTCGAGCATGCGCGCGAGGTCACCTGCGGGAAGAAGAGTCGGCGTACCGCCGCCGAAGAAGACCGTGTCCATCGGCCGCAGCGCTCCCGCGTCGCCCAGCACTCGACGGGCGAGCGCGATCTCGGAGATCAGGGTCGACGCGTAGTCCTCCTGCTTCGCCCCGCGCAGTTCGGTCGACGTGTAGGTGTTGAAGTCGCAGTACCCGCAGCGCACAGTGCAGAACGGAATGTGCAGATACGCGGAGAACGGCACCGTCGTATCGATCGGAAGATCGGCCGGCAGGTGCCCGTCCACGGGCGCGGGGTCTCCGAGAGGAAGCGGTCCCGCCATCAGAGCGGGGTCGCGTAGAGCGGGGAGATCGCCCGGAGGTAGCGTGCGAAGAGCTCACGGCGGCGACGCTTCACGAGCGCCGGAATCGTGCGGTAGAGAAGACCGTTCGGCGCGTCGAACGCGCGGACGGTGAACCACACCTCGTCGTTGTCCTCGCGCCAGTCCACATCGAAGGACTCCTCGCCGCTGACCACCGATCCGCCGACCGTCCCGAGGACGAAGCCGACGCGTCGGGTCTCCTCCGTGACGGAGATCACTCGCAGCTCGGAATCGGCGCGCATGCCGGCGACGCGTCCTCGAAGGTGCAGCGTCATCCCCGCCCCGACGAAGGGCATGCCCTCCGCGTCGTAGCGGGGCTCGACGTCGCGCTTGCTCGGCGCGATCGGATTGCCTTCGGCATCGAAGCTCACGCCCGCATAGGCAGGCCCTGGCGCAGGACGCACGTCTTCCACCGACAGTCCGGCCGCACGCTGCGCGGTCCACGACAGAAGGGCTTCACCGGCGGTCTGGAAACGTTCGACACCGCTGCCGATGCGCCAGGACTCCTCCGCCGGGATGCTGCGCTCCGGCGGGTACTGCATCAGGTCGGGCGCATGGGTCGCACCCACGGCCGCATAGTCCACCGTGTCGTCTCGGAAAGTCCCGCGCCGCATGACTTCCACCCTACTTCGCGTTACCTGAGCGAACACCCCCACGCGCCGCGGGGCGTCATATCCCCCGGGCGCGATCGAGGCTCGCTACTTCTTGTCCTTGCCTTCGACGTCGCCCGAGAGCGCGGCGATGAACGCCTCCTGGGGGACCTCGACGCGGCCGACCATCTTCATGCGCTTCTTGCCCTCTTTCTGCTTCTCGAGGAGCTTGCGCTTGCGGGTGATATCACCGCCGTAGCACTTGGCGAGCACGTCCTTGCGAATAGCGCGGATCGTCTCGCGCGCGATGATGCGGGCACCAATCGCGGCCTGGATCGGCACCTCGAACTGCTGGCGAGGGATGAGCTTGCGCAGACGCTCGGCCATCATCGTGCCGTAGGCGTAGGCCTTCTCACGGTGGACGATGGAGCTGAACGCGTCGACCTTCTCGCCCTGGAGGAGGATGTCGACCTTCACGAGGTCGGCTTCCTGCTGCCCTGAGGGCTCGTAGTCGAGCGAGGCGTAGCCCTGCGTCTTCGACTTGAGCTGGTCGAAGAAGTCGAACACGATCTCGCCGAGCGGCATGTTGTAGCGCAGCTCGACGCGCTCCTCGGAGAAGTACTCCATGCCGAGCAGCGTTCCACGACGCGACTGGCACAGCTCCATGACCGTGCCGACGTAGTCCTTGGGCAGCAGGATCGCCGCCTTGACCATCGGCTCCGACACCGAGCCGATGCGCCCGTCGGGATACTCGCTCGGGTTGGTCACGGTGACGGTCTCGCCGGTGTCGCTCGTCAGTACCTCGTAGATCACGCTGGGCGCGGTCGTGATGAGGTCGAGGTTGAACTCGCGGGCCAGACGCTCGGTGATGATCTCGAGGTGCAGCAGTCCGAGGAAGCCGCAGCGGAAACCGAAACCGAGCGCGACCGAGGTCTCCGGCTCGTACACGAGGGAAGCGTCGGAGAGCTTGAGCTTGTCGAGGGCCTCGCGCAGCTCGGCGTAGTCGCTGCCGTCGATCGGGTACAGCCCGGAGAAGACCATCGGCTTCGGGTCGGTGTATCCCGGCAGGGCCTCGGATGCCGGCTTCCGCGACGTGGTGATGGTGTCGCCGACCTTCGACTGGCGCACATCCTTCACACCTGTGATGAGGTAGCCCACCTCGCCGACGCCGAGCCCCTTGGTCGGAGTCGGCTCCGGGCTCGACACGCCGACCTCGAGGGCTTCGTGGTTCGCTCCGGTGGACATCATCTGGATGCGCTCGCGCGGTGACAGGCTTCCGTCGACCATGCGCACGTAGGTGACCACACCGCGGTAGGCGTCGTACACCGAGTCGAAGATCATCGCGCGGGCCGGAGCATCCGCGTCGCCGGTCGGCGCGGGGATCTCCTGGACCAACCGGTCGAGCAGCTCTTCGACGCCGACACCGGTCTTGCCCGAGACGCGCAGCACGTCCTCCGGCTTGCCGCCGATGAGTGAAGCCAGCTCCTTGGCGTACTTCTCCGGGTCGGCGGCCGGCAGGTCGATCTTGTTGAGCACCGGGATGATGTGCAGGTCGTTCTCGAGCGCCAGGTAGAGGTTCGCGAGAGTCTGCGCCTCGATGCCCTGTGCCGCGTCGACGAGCAGGATCGCTCCCTCGCAGGCCGCGAGCGAACGCGAGACCTCGTAGGTGAAGTCGACGTGACCGGGCGTGTCGATCATGTTCAGAGCGACGGTCTGACCATCGAGCTCCCACGGCATCCTGACCGCCTGGCTCTTGATGGTGATGCCGCGCTCGCGCTCGATGTCCATGCGGTCGAGGTACTGCGCACGCATGTCGCGATCGGAGACGACTCCGGTGATCTGGAGCATGCGGTCGGCGAGCGTCGACTTGCCGTGATCGATGTGGGCGATGATGCAGAAGTTACGGATCTGCGCAGCCGGCGTCGCAGCAGGCTGAAGAGGAGTGAGAGCGCGTGGGGACATGTCCACTCGATTCTACGGTCAGGGGAGGCTAATCCCCGATTCGGCCATACCGGTGATAGTCTCCCGAAGTTGCCAGGGAAAATCCGTGACACCGGATCCCGCAAGCGATAAGACTCCGTCATACACCCCGTGATGGTCGTCGCGTCGCAGAGTTCGGTGGATGGCGATTGTGTATCCAACTGACTCAGCGTTGCGTCGGCAGATCCCGAGCGCGTCTGTAGAAGAGAAAGACTGACCCCCCTTGATCAAGTACCTCCTGCGCCGAGCACTCGGCTGGCTGCTCATGATCGTGGTCGCCACGAATCTCACGTTCTTCCTGGCGTGGGGCTTCCTGGATCCGCGCAGCAACTACGTCGGGCGCCGACCTCCGCTTTCCCCGGAGCAGATCGACAACGTCCTCATCCCCCGCAACCTCAGCGACACGGTTCCGCTGATCGAGCGGTGGTGGAACTGGTTCAGCGGCATCCTGATCCGCTGGGACTGGGGTGTGAGTCCCACCGGTCAGTCGGTGAACGAGCAGGTCTCGTACCGCATGTGGGTCAGCGCCGAGCTCGTTCTCGGGGCCACGATCATCGCGGCGGTGCTCGGCATCTGGCTCGGTGTCTACACCGCCTCGCGTCAGTACAAGCTCGCCGACCGCATCGGCCAGGCGACCTCGATCATCACGATGAACGTGAACATCATCGTCGCCGGACTCGCCGTGGTGCTCCTCGCGATCTCCCTCAACGAGTGGACCGGCGTCCGCATCTTCTACGTCACCGGCTCCTCGAGCCCCGGCGTCACCGGCTTCTTCCCCGTGCTGGTCGACACCCTGCAGCACCTCACGCTGCCCACGATCGCGCTCGTGATCGTCGGCTACGCCCAGTACCACTTCCTGCAGCGGTCGCTGCTGCTGGACAACATCAACGCCGACTACGTGCGCACCGCCCGGGCCAAGGGGCTGACCAAGGCGCAGGCGGTCCGCAAGCACGCCCTGCGCACGTCGCTCATCCCGGTCGCGACGCAGGTCGCGTTCACGATCCCGACGATCTTCACCGGCGCGATCCTGACGGAGCGCATCTTCGCCTGGCAGGGCATGGGGCGGTACTTCCTCGACACCATCAACAACAACGACATCAACGGCGTCGTCGCCGTCGCCGCCTTCGGCGCCGTGCTGACAGCGATCGGTGCGGTGCTCGCCGACATCATCGTCGTCGTTCTCGACCCGCGAGTGAGGGTGAGCTGATTATGACCACCGATATGATCGACCCCCTCGTCGAGCCGCCGGCAGCGCCGTCCAGCGCCGACCGCGCCGCGGACAAGTCGCTGTCCAAGTGGACGCTCTACACGCGCCGGTTCATGCGCAACAAGCCGGCCGTCGGCGGCGTCGTCGTCCTGCTCGTGCTGGTTCTCTTCTCCACGCTGGGTCCGCTGCTGTCGCCGTACGCCGTCGACAGCATGGACTTCCTCGCGCTGAGCCAGCCGCCGTCCGCGGCGCACTGGTTCGGCACCAACGGTGCCGGCAACGACACCTACACGCAGACGGCCATCGGCCTGCAGCGATCCCTCATGATCGCGATCACGGTCTCGGTGGGAACGACGATCCTCTCCGCGCTCGTCGGTACCGCCGCCGCGTACTTCGGCGGCTGGTTCGAGCGAATCGCGCTGCTCGTCATCCACTTCATGATGGTCGTGCCGACCTTCCTCCTGCTGTCGATCATCTCGAACGACTCCGGCGGCGTGTGGTGGGTCATCGCGTTCGTGATGATCTTCGTCAGCTGGTTCTTCCCCGCTCGCATCATCTGGACGATGACGCTCTCGCTGCGTGAGCGCGAGTACGTGCAAGCCGCGCGCTACATGGGCGTCCGCGGCCTGCGCATCGTGACGCGTCACCTGATCCCGAACATCGGATCCCTGCTGGTCATCAACTTCACCCTCGGCATCGTCGCGGCGGTGACGACCGAGACCGGCCTGTCCTTCATCGGCTTCGGTGTGAAGATCCCCGATGTCTCGCTCGGCTCGCTGATCGGTGAGGGCAGCTCCTCGATCACCAGCTCGCCGTGGCTGTTCTACTTCCCCGCGTTGGTCCTCACCATGCTGACCGTGTCCATGGCGCTCATCGCCGATGGACTGCGCGATGCCCTCGATCCCACTTCGGCTGCAGGAGGCCGCGCATGAGCCCCGTACTCTCCGTCCGCGACCTCAAGGTCAGCTTCGCTTCCGAGGCGGGCCGCGTCGACGCCGTGCGCGGCGTCTCCTTCGACCTCGAAGCGGGAAAGACCCTCGGCATCGTCGGCGAGTCAGGCTCCGGCAAGTCCGTCACCTCTCTCGCGGTGATGGGCCTGCTCGATGAGAACGCCAAGGTCTCAGGGTCGATCGTGTTCGACGGCCAGGAACTCCTGGGCAAGACCGACGCGCAGCTCTCCACCATCCGCGGCAACGGGATCTCGATGATCTTCCAGGACCCGCTGACCTCTCTCACCCCGGTGTACACGATCGGCGCCCAGCTGATCGAGGCGCTGACGGTGCACCGCAACCTCAGCATCAAGGAGGCGACGGCGCGCTCGATCGATCTCCTCAAGCTGGTCGGCATCACCGAGCCCGAGAAGCGGATGAAGTCCTTCCCGCACGAGTTCTCGGGCGGCATGCGGCAGCGCGTCGTCATCGCCATCGCGATGGCCAACGACCCGAAGCTGATCATCGCCGACGAGCCCACCACGGCTCTCGACGTCACGATCCAGGCGCAGATCCTCGACCTGATCGAGAAGGCCCAGGCCGAGACCGGTGCCGCCGTGATGATGATCACCCACGACATGGGAGTCGTCGCCCGCACGGCCGACGATGTGATGGTCATGTACGCCGGCAAGCCGGTCGAGCAGGCGCCGGTGCGCGAGCTGTTCCACCAGACCCGCATGCCCTACTCGATCGGTCTCCTCGGTGCCATCCCTCGTGTGGACAAGGCGGAGAAGGAGCCTCTCACCCCGATCAAGGGCAACCCTCCCCTGCTGATCAACCTGCCGG
The DNA window shown above is from Microbacterium maritypicum and carries:
- the hrcA gene encoding heat-inducible transcriptional repressor HrcA gives rise to the protein MVTERGLQVLRAIVQDYVETHEPVGSRSIVDRHSFGVSAATIRNDMALLEDEELITAPHTSSGRVPTDKGYRVFVNHLAQLRPLSSAQRSAIESFLGEPADLDDLMVRTVRVLTQLTGQVALAQYPSFARAHVTHVELVALAPNRLLIVLVTDAGGVSQRMAVLPEAIDDADMAVLRARLSALITGQGIGEASDRLQALLAAEEKPQDAVLRTLAGVVVDELGGFRQERLVMAGAATLARREQDFRGSIHPLLEAIEEQVTLLRLMSEMVTDEHGLAASIGTENAPFGLGEASIVASNYAAPSGTARVGVMGPTRMDYPSNLAAARAVARYLSRMLDEDEAGR
- a CDS encoding ABC transporter permease gives rise to the protein MIKYLLRRALGWLLMIVVATNLTFFLAWGFLDPRSNYVGRRPPLSPEQIDNVLIPRNLSDTVPLIERWWNWFSGILIRWDWGVSPTGQSVNEQVSYRMWVSAELVLGATIIAAVLGIWLGVYTASRQYKLADRIGQATSIITMNVNIIVAGLAVVLLAISLNEWTGVRIFYVTGSSSPGVTGFFPVLVDTLQHLTLPTIALVIVGYAQYHFLQRSLLLDNINADYVRTARAKGLTKAQAVRKHALRTSLIPVATQVAFTIPTIFTGAILTERIFAWQGMGRYFLDTINNNDINGVVAVAAFGAVLTAIGAVLADIIVVVLDPRVRVS
- a CDS encoding DUF1990 family protein gives rise to the protein MRRGTFRDDTVDYAAVGATHAPDLMQYPPERSIPAEESWRIGSGVERFQTAGEALLSWTAQRAAGLSVEDVRPAPGPAYAGVSFDAEGNPIAPSKRDVEPRYDAEGMPFVGAGMTLHLRGRVAGMRADSELRVISVTEETRRVGFVLGTVGGSVVSGEESFDVDWREDNDEVWFTVRAFDAPNGLLYRTIPALVKRRRRELFARYLRAISPLYATPL
- the hemW gene encoding radical SAM family heme chaperone HemW; this encodes MAGPLPLGDPAPVDGHLPADLPIDTTVPFSAYLHIPFCTVRCGYCDFNTYTSTELRGAKQEDYASTLISEIALARRVLGDAGALRPMDTVFFGGGTPTLLPAGDLARMLEAVTGAFGLADGAEVTVEANPDTVTPEVARTLARAGVTRMSVGMQSAVPHVLAALDRTHRPENVRTAVAAAKDAGLAVSVDLIYGAPGESLSDWEASLDAALVLEPDHISAYALIIEDGTKLARQIRRGEVPTPDDDLQADMYELADARLADGGFDWYEVSNWARTPDRRSRHNLAYWRGSDWWGFGPGAHSHVAGLRWWNVKHPAAYAQRLAAAESPAAGTERPDDESRTLERILLLSRIREGIAVDDVPSANRSRVAGLMADGLIDPVAALQGRIRLTLRGRLLADAVVRELTD
- the lepA gene encoding translation elongation factor 4, whose product is MSPRALTPLQPAATPAAQIRNFCIIAHIDHGKSTLADRMLQITGVVSDRDMRAQYLDRMDIERERGITIKSQAVRMPWELDGQTVALNMIDTPGHVDFTYEVSRSLAACEGAILLVDAAQGIEAQTLANLYLALENDLHIIPVLNKIDLPAADPEKYAKELASLIGGKPEDVLRVSGKTGVGVEELLDRLVQEIPAPTGDADAPARAMIFDSVYDAYRGVVTYVRMVDGSLSPRERIQMMSTGANHEALEVGVSSPEPTPTKGLGVGEVGYLITGVKDVRQSKVGDTITTSRKPASEALPGYTDPKPMVFSGLYPIDGSDYAELREALDKLKLSDASLVYEPETSVALGFGFRCGFLGLLHLEIITERLAREFNLDLITTAPSVIYEVLTSDTGETVTVTNPSEYPDGRIGSVSEPMVKAAILLPKDYVGTVMELCQSRRGTLLGMEYFSEERVELRYNMPLGEIVFDFFDQLKSKTQGYASLDYEPSGQQEADLVKVDILLQGEKVDAFSSIVHREKAYAYGTMMAERLRKLIPRQQFEVPIQAAIGARIIARETIRAIRKDVLAKCYGGDITRKRKLLEKQKEGKKRMKMVGRVEVPQEAFIAALSGDVEGKDKK
- a CDS encoding carboxylesterase/lipase family protein, producing the protein MTTSPQATLSSGIVRGTEEAGIIRYLGIPYAQAPFGENRFRAPRPAVDWEGVRDATRFGPTPPQVPYAGAIGELLGSVRIDGDDILTANVWAPSDASGAPVLLWIHGGALERGTAALPLYDGTVFATAGIVFVSINYRLGSEGFSVLEGAPRNLGLRDAAAALEWVHREISAFGGDPARITAMGESAGGAIVAGLLARDSSRELISRAIIESGPLQAQTARKAGRVTAQLAKRLGVRADRESFAALTPEQLLEARRAQAAGSSPLGGAPGFQFAIDPDSLPRSPHEVLAEIDTPLLIGSNTDEYRLWFPPEALAGISEFKMQAARIVSRIPRRAVAEYRSAFPGAITGEIFGQLVTDMMLRAPLSRVAAARPDATHVYEFAWPSPVRDLRAAHALELGFVFDRLEDAEAQRMAGPDAPRGLAAEMNAAWVAFVTTGDPGWPAYGSGRRARLFDADSTTVAQRRTAAMDLLPG
- a CDS encoding ABC transporter permease; amino-acid sequence: MTTDMIDPLVEPPAAPSSADRAADKSLSKWTLYTRRFMRNKPAVGGVVVLLVLVLFSTLGPLLSPYAVDSMDFLALSQPPSAAHWFGTNGAGNDTYTQTAIGLQRSLMIAITVSVGTTILSALVGTAAAYFGGWFERIALLVIHFMMVVPTFLLLSIISNDSGGVWWVIAFVMIFVSWFFPARIIWTMTLSLREREYVQAARYMGVRGLRIVTRHLIPNIGSLLVINFTLGIVAAVTTETGLSFIGFGVKIPDVSLGSLIGEGSSSITSSPWLFYFPALVLTMLTVSMALIADGLRDALDPTSAAGGRA